One Dysosmobacter welbionis DNA segment encodes these proteins:
- a CDS encoding ABC transporter ATP-binding protein, giving the protein MSSKQIRSGAKAPGHRRHIVGRLMGYIKRGYKARFIIVLVCILVSAIANVAGSLFLGSLIDDYITPLLGAADPDFSGLVRALVMMGCLFLVGALCAYAYNRNMIVVSQGVQKTIRDDLFGHMQTLPIKYFDTHAHGDVMSVYTNDVDTLRQMFAQSIPQVINSSMTILVTFLGMLFTNALLTVVVLVCVCFALVVTRFLAGRSGRYFLRQQSTLGALNGYIEEMINGQKVVKVFCHEQEAQDGFDRVNDEMFHSADKAHTYASILMPIMVNIGNVQYVIVAMVGGALALSGVDTTITLGVIASFLQLSKSFSNPINQISQQFNSIIMALAGAERIFALMDEEPEEDHGTVTLVNVSYDKEGHQLEESEKRTNLWAWRVPHSTDMVMVPVREEADGSFTELKAPEAGKDEAWAWKYQEHGKAFYRPILGPVRNVESEDYYLIKLSGDVRFDHVDFAYEEGKTILHDISLFAKPGQKLAFVGATGAGKTTITNLINRFYDIADGKIRYDGISINNIRKPDLRRSLGIVLQDTNLFTGTVRENIRYGNLDATDEEVEAAAALANADDFIRRLPQGYDTMLTGNGANLSQGQRQLLAIARAAVADPPVMILDEATSSIDTRTEAIVQQGMDSLMYGRTVFVIAHRLSTVRNSNAIMVLDHGRIVERGDHDDLIRQHGLYYQLYTGAFELE; this is encoded by the coding sequence ATGAGCAGTAAGCAGATCCGCAGCGGCGCCAAGGCGCCCGGCCATCGCCGGCACATTGTCGGCCGCCTGATGGGCTATATCAAACGGGGGTACAAGGCCCGCTTCATCATTGTTCTGGTGTGCATTCTGGTCAGTGCTATCGCCAACGTGGCGGGCTCTCTGTTTCTGGGCAGTCTGATCGACGACTATATCACCCCCCTGCTGGGTGCGGCGGATCCAGACTTTTCCGGCCTGGTGCGGGCCCTGGTGATGATGGGTTGCCTGTTCCTGGTGGGTGCCCTGTGCGCTTACGCCTATAACCGGAACATGATCGTGGTGTCCCAGGGCGTACAGAAAACCATTCGGGACGACCTGTTCGGCCACATGCAGACCCTGCCTATCAAGTATTTTGACACCCACGCCCACGGCGACGTGATGAGCGTCTACACCAACGATGTGGACACCCTGCGGCAGATGTTCGCCCAGAGCATCCCCCAGGTCATCAACTCCTCTATGACCATCCTGGTCACCTTCCTGGGTATGCTGTTCACCAACGCCCTGCTCACGGTTGTGGTCCTGGTGTGCGTCTGCTTCGCCCTGGTGGTGACACGGTTCCTGGCCGGCCGCAGCGGCCGCTATTTCCTCCGCCAGCAGAGCACCCTGGGCGCCCTCAACGGTTATATCGAGGAGATGATCAACGGTCAGAAAGTGGTCAAGGTCTTCTGCCATGAGCAGGAGGCCCAGGACGGCTTTGACCGGGTCAACGACGAAATGTTCCACAGCGCGGACAAAGCCCACACCTACGCCAGCATCCTGATGCCTATCATGGTGAACATCGGCAATGTCCAGTACGTGATCGTGGCTATGGTGGGCGGCGCTCTGGCCCTCAGCGGGGTGGACACCACCATCACCCTGGGCGTTATTGCCAGCTTCCTGCAGCTGTCCAAGAGCTTTTCCAACCCCATCAACCAGATCTCCCAGCAGTTCAACTCCATCATCATGGCCCTGGCCGGCGCGGAGCGGATCTTCGCCCTGATGGACGAGGAGCCGGAGGAGGACCACGGCACTGTGACGCTGGTAAACGTGTCCTATGACAAAGAGGGCCACCAACTGGAGGAGTCCGAGAAGCGCACCAACCTCTGGGCCTGGAGGGTCCCCCACAGCACTGACATGGTGATGGTCCCTGTGCGGGAAGAGGCGGACGGCTCCTTCACGGAGCTGAAGGCCCCCGAGGCTGGAAAAGACGAGGCCTGGGCCTGGAAATACCAGGAGCACGGCAAGGCCTTCTACCGCCCCATCCTGGGCCCGGTCCGGAATGTCGAGAGCGAGGACTACTACCTCATCAAGCTCTCCGGCGACGTGCGGTTCGACCATGTGGACTTCGCCTATGAGGAGGGCAAGACCATCCTCCACGACATCAGCCTCTTTGCCAAGCCTGGCCAGAAGCTGGCCTTCGTGGGTGCCACCGGCGCCGGCAAGACCACCATCACCAACCTGATCAACCGGTTCTACGACATTGCCGACGGCAAGATCCGTTACGACGGCATCTCCATCAACAACATCCGCAAGCCGGACCTGCGGCGCAGCCTGGGCATCGTGCTGCAGGACACCAACCTCTTCACCGGCACCGTCCGGGAGAACATCCGCTACGGCAATCTGGATGCCACGGATGAAGAGGTGGAGGCGGCCGCCGCCCTGGCCAATGCCGACGACTTCATCCGCCGCCTGCCCCAGGGGTACGACACCATGCTCACCGGCAACGGCGCCAATCTGTCCCAAGGCCAGCGGCAGCTGCTGGCCATTGCCCGGGCAGCCGTGGCAGACCCGCCGGTGATGATCCTGGATGAGGCCACCAGCTCTATCGACACCCGGACGGAGGCCATCGTTCAGCAGGGCATGGACTCCCTGATGTATGGCCGGACGGTGTTCGTCATCGCCCACCGGCTCTCCACCGTCCGCAACTCCAACGCCATCATGGTGCTGGACCACGGCCGGATCGTGGAGCGGGGCGACCACGACGATCTGATCCGCCAGCACGGACTGTACTATCAGCTGTACACTGGTGCCTTCGAGCTGGAATAA
- a CDS encoding ABC transporter ATP-binding protein, protein MKKKRSLASCIQEFWPAAILTPIFVIGEVAFDVLIPLMTGKLLDEGVKAGSMHHIAAYGLTVVGMAVLALICGGLSGRFGAKASTGFARNLRREMYRNVQKFSFANIDKFSTSGIITRLTTDVTNVQMAFMMVIRIAVRSPIMLICAWVLTLRINPKLALIFLVVIPILGIGLALIMTRAHPIFERVFKRYDHLNNVVQENLLGIRVVKSFVREDHEVEKFGKVSQEIYMDFSKAERILAFNMPLMQICVYACMISVSWIGANLIVGGSMTTGQLTSMFSYIMMMLMSLMMLSMVLTMIIMARASAERITEILNEESDLKNGSQPIEEVKDGSVVFENVSFSYAKDPSKECLKNVNLTVKSGETVGILGGTGTSKTTLVQLIPRLYDATEGRVLVGGADVRDYDMDALRDQVAMVLQKNVLFSGTIKDNLRWGKKDATDEEMVRMCQLAQADSFIQEFPDKYDTYIEQGGSNVSGGQKQRLCIARALLKHPKILILDDSTSAVDTKTDALIRKAFLEEIPDTTKFIIAQRVSSIEDADKILVMDGGQIVAMGTHDELLKTCDIYRETYESQMKGGSDNEQ, encoded by the coding sequence ATGAAGAAAAAAAGGAGCCTGGCCAGCTGTATTCAGGAGTTCTGGCCAGCCGCCATCCTGACGCCCATCTTCGTCATCGGCGAAGTGGCGTTTGACGTGTTGATCCCCCTGATGACCGGCAAGCTGCTGGACGAGGGGGTCAAGGCCGGCAGCATGCACCATATTGCCGCCTACGGCCTCACCGTGGTGGGAATGGCTGTTCTGGCGCTGATCTGCGGCGGACTGTCCGGCCGTTTCGGCGCCAAGGCCTCTACGGGCTTCGCGCGGAATCTGCGGCGGGAGATGTATCGGAATGTCCAGAAGTTCTCCTTTGCCAACATTGACAAGTTCTCCACCAGCGGCATCATCACCCGCCTGACCACAGACGTGACCAACGTCCAGATGGCTTTTATGATGGTCATCCGTATCGCGGTCCGGTCCCCCATCATGTTGATCTGCGCCTGGGTACTCACCCTGCGCATCAACCCCAAGCTGGCACTGATCTTCCTGGTGGTCATCCCGATCCTGGGCATCGGCCTGGCGCTCATCATGACCAGGGCCCACCCCATTTTTGAACGGGTCTTCAAGCGCTATGACCACCTGAACAACGTGGTGCAGGAGAACCTGCTGGGTATCCGGGTGGTGAAGTCCTTTGTTCGGGAGGACCATGAAGTAGAGAAGTTCGGCAAGGTCTCCCAGGAGATCTACATGGACTTCTCCAAGGCGGAGCGCATCCTGGCCTTCAATATGCCTCTGATGCAGATCTGTGTGTATGCCTGCATGATCTCCGTGTCCTGGATCGGCGCCAACCTGATCGTGGGCGGCAGCATGACCACCGGCCAGCTGACCAGTATGTTCAGCTACATCATGATGATGCTGATGAGCCTGATGATGCTCTCCATGGTACTGACTATGATCATCATGGCCCGGGCCTCCGCAGAGCGGATCACAGAGATCCTGAACGAGGAGAGCGATCTGAAGAACGGCTCCCAGCCCATCGAAGAGGTCAAGGACGGCTCCGTGGTGTTTGAGAACGTCAGCTTCTCCTACGCCAAGGACCCCAGCAAGGAGTGCCTGAAGAACGTGAACCTCACGGTGAAGTCCGGTGAGACCGTAGGTATCCTGGGCGGCACCGGCACCTCCAAGACCACCCTGGTCCAGCTGATCCCCCGTCTGTACGACGCCACTGAGGGCCGCGTCCTGGTGGGCGGCGCGGACGTCCGGGACTACGATATGGACGCCCTGCGGGACCAGGTGGCCATGGTGCTGCAGAAGAACGTGCTGTTCTCCGGCACCATCAAGGATAATCTCCGCTGGGGCAAAAAGGACGCCACTGACGAGGAGATGGTCCGGATGTGCCAGCTGGCCCAGGCGGACTCCTTTATCCAGGAGTTCCCCGACAAGTACGACACCTATATCGAGCAGGGCGGCTCCAACGTCTCCGGCGGGCAGAAGCAGCGGCTTTGCATCGCCCGGGCCCTGCTGAAGCACCCCAAGATCCTGATCCTGGACGACTCCACCTCCGCCGTGGACACCAAGACCGACGCCCTGATCCGCAAAGCGTTTCTGGAGGAGATCCCGGATACCACCAAGTTCATCATCGCCCAGCGGGTCTCCTCCATCGAGGACGCCGACAAGATCCTGGTGATGGACGGCGGACAGATCGTGGCCATGGGTACCCACGACGAATTGCTGAAAACCTGTGATATCTACCGCGAGACCTATGAATCCCAAATGAAAGGAGGCAGTGACAATGAGCAGTAA
- a CDS encoding MarR family winged helix-turn-helix transcriptional regulator, giving the protein MQHERYVGYEIKALSNLLRRRLWGPADHPQSMLTEIEGVLIGYLCHSQGREIYQKDLERALCIRSSTASRLLKRLEDEGLVQRSMGVRDARMKRITPTLRAQALNQEAERRIAATEATLTRGISQEEIDQFLAIAEKLKQNLI; this is encoded by the coding sequence ATGCAGCATGAGCGGTACGTCGGGTATGAGATCAAGGCACTGTCCAATCTCCTGCGCAGACGGCTTTGGGGGCCTGCCGACCATCCCCAGAGCATGCTGACGGAGATCGAGGGCGTTTTGATCGGTTATCTCTGCCACAGCCAGGGCCGGGAAATCTATCAAAAGGATCTGGAGCGCGCCCTCTGCATCCGCAGCTCCACCGCCTCCCGGCTGCTGAAGCGGCTGGAGGACGAGGGCCTCGTCCAGCGCTCTATGGGAGTCAGGGACGCCCGGATGAAGCGGATCACGCCCACACTCCGGGCGCAGGCGCTGAATCAGGAGGCAGAGCGGCGGATCGCCGCCACAGAGGCGACGCTGACCAGAGGCATCTCTCAGGAGGAGATTGACCAGTTCCTGGCCATCGCGGAAAAGCTGAAGCAAAATCTCATTTGA
- the nrdG gene encoding anaerobic ribonucleoside-triphosphate reductase activating protein, with amino-acid sequence MYYGEIKNCDIANGEGVRVTLFVSGCTNHCKNCFQPQTWDFCYGQPFTTETEDYLLSLLSPVYINGLTLLGGEPFEPENQRALVPFLRRVRQMYPDKTIWGFSGFTYEELTSDGTHPRCEVTDEMLSLLDVLVDGRFVEELKDLTLRFRGSSNQRLIDLNASRQAGCLCFLPDRPRGGR; translated from the coding sequence ATGTACTACGGTGAGATCAAAAACTGCGACATTGCCAATGGCGAGGGAGTGCGGGTTACCCTGTTCGTCTCCGGCTGCACCAATCACTGCAAGAACTGCTTTCAGCCCCAAACCTGGGACTTCTGCTACGGCCAGCCCTTTACCACCGAGACGGAGGATTATTTGCTCTCCCTGCTCTCCCCTGTCTACATCAACGGCCTGACACTGCTGGGGGGCGAGCCCTTTGAACCGGAGAACCAGCGGGCCCTGGTGCCCTTTCTCCGGCGGGTCCGGCAGATGTATCCGGACAAGACCATCTGGGGCTTCTCCGGCTTCACCTATGAGGAGCTTACCTCGGACGGCACTCATCCCCGCTGCGAGGTGACAGACGAGATGCTCTCCCTGTTGGATGTGCTGGTGGACGGCCGCTTCGTAGAGGAGCTGAAGGACCTGACCCTCCGGTTCCGGGGCAGCTCCAACCAGCGGCTCATCGACCTGAACGCCAGCCGTCAGGCCGGTTGCCTCTGTTTCCTGCCGGACCGCCCCCGGGGCGGCCGCTGA
- the nrdD gene encoding anaerobic ribonucleoside-triphosphate reductase translates to MKVMKRNGTEVIFDITKIIAAITKANNTIEEDARMTPVQIQRIAESVELSCQKMNRSPSVEEIQDLVESQIMAHGAYEVAKNYITYRYVRSLVRKSNTTDEKILSLIECCNEEAKQENSNKNPVVNSTQRDYMAGEVSRDLSERLLLPADIVEAHREGIIHFHDSDYYAQHMHNCDLVNLEDMLQNGTVITDTLIERPHSFSTACNIATQIIAQVASNQYGGQSISLAHLAPFVDVSRKKIRRLVEQEMEALGIRPTREKIEELVETRLRDEVRRGVQTIQYQVLTLLTTNGQAPFVTVFMYLGEAKNEQEKKDLALIIEETLEQRYQGVKNEKGVWITPAFPKLIYVLEEDNVHEDSPYYYLTKLAAKCTARRMVPDYISAKKMLELKGDVYTCMGCRSFLTPDRFTDAGIGNIANAGNYEPGKHKYYGRFNQGVVTINLPDVALSSGGDLDKFWKIFDERLELCHRALMCRHNRLKGTLSDVAPILWQYGACARLKKGETIDKLLYHGYSTISLGYAGLYECVKYMTGKSHTDPSATPFALQVMQYMNDACRKWKEESDIDFSLYGTPLESTTYKFAKSLQRRFGIIEGVTDKSYITNSYHVHVTEDINAFDKLKFEAQFQALSPGGAISYVEVPDMQNNLEAVLQVMKFIYENIIYAELNTKSDYCQVCGWDGEIQIAEENGKLIWKCPQCGNTDQDKMNVARRTCGYIGTQFWNQGRTQEIRDRVLHL, encoded by the coding sequence ATGAAAGTCATGAAGCGGAACGGCACGGAGGTCATCTTCGACATCACGAAGATCATCGCCGCCATCACCAAGGCCAACAACACTATCGAGGAGGACGCCCGGATGACCCCGGTCCAGATCCAGCGGATCGCGGAGTCCGTGGAACTCAGCTGTCAGAAGATGAACCGCTCCCCCTCTGTGGAGGAGATTCAGGACCTGGTGGAGTCCCAGATCATGGCTCACGGGGCCTATGAGGTGGCCAAGAACTACATCACCTACCGCTATGTCCGCTCTCTGGTCCGCAAGAGCAATACCACCGACGAGAAGATCCTCAGCCTCATCGAGTGCTGCAACGAGGAGGCCAAGCAGGAGAACTCCAACAAGAACCCGGTGGTGAACTCCACCCAGCGGGACTACATGGCCGGCGAGGTCTCCCGGGACCTGAGCGAGCGGCTGCTGCTGCCCGCCGACATCGTGGAGGCCCATCGGGAGGGCATCATCCACTTCCATGACTCGGACTACTACGCCCAGCACATGCACAACTGTGACCTGGTGAATCTGGAGGATATGCTTCAGAACGGCACCGTCATCACGGACACCCTGATCGAGCGGCCCCACAGCTTCTCCACCGCCTGCAACATTGCCACTCAGATCATCGCTCAGGTGGCTTCCAACCAGTACGGCGGGCAGTCTATCTCCCTGGCCCACCTGGCCCCCTTCGTGGATGTGAGCCGGAAGAAGATCCGCCGGCTGGTGGAGCAGGAGATGGAGGCCCTGGGCATCCGGCCCACCCGGGAGAAGATCGAGGAGCTGGTGGAGACCCGTCTGCGGGATGAGGTCCGCCGCGGCGTCCAGACCATCCAGTACCAAGTGCTGACCCTGCTGACCACCAACGGCCAGGCCCCCTTCGTGACGGTGTTCATGTACCTGGGTGAGGCCAAGAACGAGCAGGAGAAAAAGGATCTGGCCCTCATCATTGAGGAAACCCTGGAGCAGCGCTACCAGGGCGTGAAGAACGAAAAGGGCGTGTGGATCACTCCCGCCTTCCCCAAGCTGATCTATGTGCTGGAGGAGGATAACGTCCACGAGGATTCCCCCTATTATTACCTGACCAAGCTGGCGGCCAAGTGCACCGCCCGCCGGATGGTGCCCGACTACATCTCTGCCAAGAAAATGCTGGAGCTGAAGGGCGATGTGTATACCTGCATGGGCTGCCGCTCCTTCCTGACGCCGGACCGCTTCACAGATGCCGGCATCGGCAACATCGCAAACGCCGGCAATTATGAGCCTGGCAAGCACAAGTACTACGGCCGCTTCAATCAGGGCGTGGTGACCATCAATCTGCCCGATGTGGCCCTGTCCTCCGGCGGCGACCTGGACAAGTTCTGGAAGATCTTTGACGAACGCCTGGAGCTGTGCCACCGTGCCCTGATGTGCCGGCACAATCGGCTGAAGGGCACTCTCTCCGACGTGGCCCCGATTCTGTGGCAGTACGGCGCCTGCGCCCGGCTGAAGAAGGGCGAGACCATCGACAAGCTGCTCTACCACGGCTACTCCACCATCTCCCTGGGCTACGCCGGCCTCTACGAGTGCGTGAAGTACATGACCGGCAAGAGCCATACGGACCCCTCCGCCACCCCCTTCGCCCTGCAGGTGATGCAGTACATGAACGACGCCTGCAGGAAGTGGAAGGAGGAGAGCGATATCGATTTCTCCCTCTACGGTACGCCTTTGGAGTCCACCACCTATAAATTTGCCAAGAGCCTGCAGCGCCGCTTCGGCATCATCGAGGGCGTCACTGACAAGAGCTACATCACCAACAGCTACCACGTCCATGTGACAGAAGATATCAACGCTTTCGACAAGCTGAAGTTTGAGGCCCAGTTCCAGGCCCTGTCTCCCGGCGGCGCCATCAGCTACGTGGAGGTGCCGGACATGCAGAACAACCTGGAGGCGGTGCTCCAGGTGATGAAGTTCATCTATGAAAACATCATCTACGCCGAACTGAACACCAAGTCCGACTACTGCCAGGTGTGCGGCTGGGACGGCGAGATCCAGATCGCGGAGGAGAACGGCAAGCTGATCTGGAAGTGCCCCCAGTGCGGCAACACAGACCAGGACAAGATGAATGTGGCCCGCCGGACCTGCGGCTACATCGGAACCCAGTTCTGGAACCAGGGCCGGACTCAGGAGATCCGGGACCGGGTGCTGCACCTGTAA
- a CDS encoding nucleotide pyrophosphohydrolase, translating into MEKELTSMLRDETIRRVIQFRDDREWRQFHTPKDLAISLSLEAAELLEIFQWSGADLECRDKLGRIREELADVLSYCVLMADVCGLDLDEILNAKVDQNAAKYPVEKARGSAAKYTELT; encoded by the coding sequence ATGGAAAAGGAGTTGACATCCATGCTGCGGGATGAGACGATCCGTCGGGTGATCCAGTTCCGGGACGACCGGGAGTGGCGGCAGTTCCACACCCCCAAGGACCTGGCCATCTCCCTGTCCCTGGAGGCGGCGGAGCTGCTGGAGATATTCCAGTGGAGCGGCGCGGACCTGGAATGCCGGGACAAGCTGGGCCGCATCCGGGAGGAGCTGGCGGATGTGCTGAGCTACTGCGTCCTGATGGCCGATGTGTGCGGCCTGGATCTGGATGAGATCCTGAACGCCAAGGTGGATCAGAACGCCGCCAAGTACCCGGTGGAAAAGGCCCGGGGCAGCGCCGCCAAATACACAGAGCTGACCTGA
- the rsmH gene encoding 16S rRNA (cytosine(1402)-N(4))-methyltransferase RsmH, with translation MEQEHKRRPRYKGTHPRTFQEKYKEHDPENYRSDVEKIIESGKTPAGMHIPILVDEILEVLQIQPGQTGYDATLGYGGHTRRMLAQLQGQGHLYATDVDPIEMEKTRARLASAGFGPELLTIQHRNFADVDQVAPGVLFDFVLADLGVSSMQIDDPARGFTFKQDGPLDLRLDPSSGVTAAERLRQLDQEELENLLAENSDEPYADRIAKAVIQVFRRGGTVDTTRQLYALIEGALSFLPAGERKEAVKKSCQRTFQALRIDVNSEFEVLYAFLEKLPHVLKPGGRAAILTFHSGEDRLVKQAFRQQYREGLYSDIAQEVTRPSPQECRRNPRAHSTKLRWAVRAE, from the coding sequence ATGGAGCAGGAGCACAAGCGCCGCCCCCGGTACAAGGGCACCCACCCCCGCACCTTTCAGGAGAAGTACAAAGAGCATGACCCGGAGAACTACCGCTCTGATGTAGAAAAGATCATCGAGAGCGGCAAGACCCCGGCAGGGATGCACATCCCCATTCTGGTAGACGAGATCCTGGAGGTCCTTCAGATCCAGCCGGGCCAGACCGGCTACGACGCCACGCTGGGCTACGGCGGCCACACCCGCCGGATGCTGGCACAGCTCCAGGGGCAAGGACACCTATATGCCACGGACGTGGACCCCATCGAGATGGAAAAGACCCGCGCCCGGCTGGCATCTGCGGGCTTCGGGCCGGAGCTCCTCACCATCCAGCATCGGAATTTCGCCGACGTGGACCAGGTGGCCCCCGGCGTGCTCTTCGACTTCGTGCTGGCGGATTTAGGCGTCTCCTCCATGCAGATCGACGACCCGGCCCGGGGCTTTACCTTCAAGCAGGACGGTCCCCTGGACCTGCGGCTGGACCCCTCCTCCGGCGTCACCGCGGCGGAGCGGCTGCGGCAGCTGGACCAGGAGGAGCTGGAGAACCTGCTGGCGGAAAATTCCGACGAGCCCTACGCGGACCGCATCGCAAAGGCCGTCATTCAGGTGTTCCGCCGGGGCGGCACTGTGGATACCACCCGCCAGCTGTACGCCCTCATTGAGGGGGCGCTGTCTTTCCTCCCCGCCGGGGAGCGGAAGGAGGCGGTGAAGAAGTCCTGTCAGCGGACCTTCCAGGCGCTGCGGATCGACGTGAACAGTGAGTTCGAGGTGCTGTACGCCTTTCTGGAAAAGCTCCCCCATGTGCTGAAGCCCGGCGGGCGGGCGGCCATCCTCACCTTTCACTCCGGGGAGGACCGGCTGGTGAAGCAGGCCTTCCGCCAGCAGTACCGGGAGGGGCTTTACAGCGACATCGCCCAGGAGGTCACCCGTCCCTCCCCTCAGGAGTGCCGCCGGAACCCCCGGGCCCACTCCACCAAGCTGCGCTGGGCTGTCCGGGCGGAGTGA
- a CDS encoding helix-turn-helix domain-containing protein, which yields MVTLAQRIEELRTARGLSRPALAAALGFPRTAIEKFETGRQTPTQDQQNKLASYFGVSLFYLRGETNDTTQMSDWMDGAFLDEPAPVPAPRRAAVKPAVAASSGGEGGTMFDAFLTSKKFQEALRTAVLDTLRTPEGQELLTKAIRKELANRQK from the coding sequence ATGGTAACTTTGGCACAGCGCATTGAGGAGCTGCGGACCGCCAGGGGCCTGAGCCGTCCGGCTCTTGCCGCCGCCCTGGGCTTCCCCCGCACGGCGATTGAAAAGTTTGAGACGGGCCGCCAGACCCCCACCCAGGACCAGCAGAACAAGCTGGCGTCCTACTTCGGCGTGTCCCTCTTCTATCTCCGGGGAGAGACCAACGACACCACCCAGATGTCCGACTGGATGGACGGGGCGTTTCTGGACGAGCCCGCCCCGGTTCCGGCCCCCAGGCGGGCGGCAGTGAAGCCGGCGGTGGCGGCGTCCTCCGGCGGGGAGGGCGGCACCATGTTCGACGCGTTCCTCACCAGCAAGAAATTCCAGGAGGCACTGCGCACCGCGGTGCTGGATACTCTCCGCACGCCGGAGGGCCAGGAGCTCCTGACCAAGGCCATCCGGAAAGAGCTGGCGAATCGGCAGAAGTGA
- a CDS encoding pyridoxal phosphate-dependent aminotransferase, translating into MEAISKFEAEAHGLHYAPSEIILTVGATEALFASFSTILNPGDEVIIPTPAFGLYEALVQLQGGVPVSLPTEHNHFQIVPEELKAAITDRTKAIILTSPNNPTGCVYTKETLDAVHAILRDKPIFVLCDDVYRTLTYCEDYHSFAEYQDMRDRIIVVQSFSKPYAMTGWRLGYCMADAKLMDRIQVFHQYCVTSVPSFVQRACVTALETDTSDVVEIFRRRRDYVYQRLVDMGLDAEKPEGAFYMFVDIRKFGMDSNTFCTRMLKEGLVGVIPGIHFGTEGFMRLSYCYSDADLKEGLDRIEKFIKSL; encoded by the coding sequence CTGGAGGCCATCTCCAAATTCGAGGCCGAGGCCCATGGCCTCCACTACGCCCCCAGTGAGATCATCCTGACGGTGGGCGCCACGGAGGCGCTGTTCGCCTCCTTCTCCACCATCCTGAACCCAGGGGACGAGGTCATCATCCCCACCCCTGCCTTCGGCCTGTATGAGGCGCTGGTCCAGCTGCAGGGCGGTGTGCCCGTCTCCCTGCCCACAGAGCACAACCACTTCCAGATCGTGCCGGAGGAGCTGAAGGCCGCCATCACCGACAGGACCAAGGCCATCATCCTGACCTCCCCCAACAATCCCACCGGCTGCGTCTACACCAAGGAGACCCTGGACGCCGTCCACGCCATCCTCCGGGACAAGCCCATCTTTGTCCTGTGCGACGATGTGTACCGCACTCTGACCTACTGTGAGGACTACCACAGCTTTGCTGAGTACCAGGACATGCGGGACCGGATCATTGTGGTCCAGAGCTTCTCCAAGCCTTATGCCATGACCGGCTGGCGCCTGGGCTACTGCATGGCGGACGCCAAGCTGATGGACCGGATCCAGGTGTTCCACCAGTACTGTGTCACCTCCGTGCCCTCCTTTGTCCAGCGGGCCTGCGTCACGGCCCTGGAGACGGACACCAGCGATGTGGTGGAGATCTTCCGCAGGCGCCGGGACTACGTCTACCAGCGCCTGGTGGACATGGGCCTGGACGCGGAGAAGCCGGAGGGCGCCTTCTACATGTTTGTGGACATCCGGAAGTTCGGCATGGACTCCAACACCTTCTGCACCCGGATGCTGAAGGAGGGCCTGGTGGGCGTCATCCCCGGCATCCACTTCGGCACCGAGGGGTTCATGCGCCTGAGCTACTGCTACTCCGACGCGGACCTGAAAGAGGGATTGGACCGGATCGAGAAGTTCATCAAGAGCCTGTAA
- a CDS encoding RNA polymerase sigma factor codes for MRKLRVEKWRGGTALEDARIVELYWERDEAAIAESSAKYGGYCYQIAFRILALREDAEECVGDTWLRAWEAMPPSRPGRLDTFLGKITRNLSLDRWRALRAQKRWQGQAELALTELGDCLPASGGVEQEVEAAALAESLNRFLESLPQEKRVLFVRRYWYLCSVEELAAWSGRRRGTVSAALFRLRQDLQEHLEREGFTL; via the coding sequence GTGCGGAAACTGCGTGTAGAGAAGTGGAGAGGAGGGACGGCATTGGAGGATGCCCGGATCGTGGAGCTGTACTGGGAGCGGGACGAGGCGGCCATTGCGGAGAGCAGCGCCAAGTACGGCGGCTACTGCTACCAGATCGCCTTCCGCATCCTGGCCCTGCGGGAGGACGCGGAGGAGTGCGTGGGAGACACCTGGCTGCGGGCCTGGGAGGCCATGCCGCCCAGCCGCCCCGGCAGGCTGGATACGTTCCTGGGGAAGATCACCCGGAACCTGTCCCTGGACCGCTGGCGGGCCCTGCGGGCCCAGAAGCGGTGGCAGGGACAGGCGGAACTGGCGCTGACGGAGCTGGGGGACTGCCTGCCCGCCTCCGGCGGCGTGGAACAGGAGGTGGAGGCCGCCGCCCTGGCGGAGAGCCTGAACCGCTTTTTGGAATCCCTGCCCCAGGAGAAACGGGTGCTGTTTGTCCGTCGGTACTGGTATCTCTGCTCCGTGGAGGAGCTGGCCGCCTGGAGCGGCAGGCGGCGGGGGACGGTCTCCGCGGCGCTGTTCCGCCTGCGGCAGGACCTGCAGGAACACTTGGAGAGGGAGGGATTCACCCTATGA